GATACGGCGAGTCCATTGCATAGGCGACCGCCGCGTCGACACGGCTTTTCGCCGCCGCCCTCATCGTCGCGATGGCGTCGGCATCGAGCCTTCGGGATTCCTGCAGGCTGCCCTCGAAGCGCGACAGCGGGTCACGCGCCCATGCAGACGCCAGCTCCTGCGCATCGACGTACGCCTGATCATCGGGTTCGAAATGCCCCCGCAGGCGGTAGGTCCGGGCTTCGAGCAGAAAGGGCTTGCCGCTGCGGACCACGTCCAGCGCCGCAGTGGCCACTGCGCGCACCGCCTCGACGTCGTTCCCGTCCACCGTGACACTGTCGATGCCGAACGGCGCAGCCCAGCTCGCGATACGATCGGCCAGCATGGTCTCGCGCCGGCTGACGAAGGCCTGCCATTCGTTGTTCTCGCACACGAAGAGAATGGGCAAACCCCACACCGCGGCAAGATTGAGCGATTCATGGAAACGCCCTTCGCAGGCTGCGCCGTCGCCAAAGAAACACACGACGACACCTGCACGATGCAGCATCTTCTGTGACAGGCCGACGCCACATGCCAGCCCAAGTTCGCCGCCCACGATGGTCGAGGTCAGAATCACCCCCAGCTCACGCGCCGAGATGTGCAGCGAACCACTCTTGCCCTTGCAATACCCGTCCCTGCGCCCCATCACTTCGGAGAAAAGACGTCCGGGGTCTGCCCCGCGTGCCAGCAGATGCCCGGCGCTGCGATGATTGGTGAGAATCAGGTCATCCCTGCCCAGCGCCGCAATCACACCCACCGCGCAGGCTTCCTGACCCACCGAGGTACAGGTGCCGGGCGCCCCGGATTCGGCCTGCAAGGCCGCTGCCTGCTCTTCATAGGCACGGATCAGCTGCATCATCTGCAACAGTTCTTCCGGCCGCTCGCCATACAGTTTCACGCTCACGCCACACCTCCTGCTCCGCTTCGGTCTGTGAGTCCGGCGCCAGAAACGGCCGGACGCGACAGACTCTAGCCGCAGGAACTTCCCCGCGGCACGCGCTTAGGAAACATTTAGCATGATGCGAATGAAATCATAGACTTCGCCCCGCGCTCAGGCCTGAACCAGGCTCAGCGGACGCTGAACGCGCAGTCGGAAACGCCCGCGCC
This genomic interval from Parazoarcus communis contains the following:
- a CDS encoding thiamine pyrophosphate-dependent dehydrogenase E1 component subunit alpha, which gives rise to MSVKLYGERPEELLQMMQLIRAYEEQAAALQAESGAPGTCTSVGQEACAVGVIAALGRDDLILTNHRSAGHLLARGADPGRLFSEVMGRRDGYCKGKSGSLHISARELGVILTSTIVGGELGLACGVGLSQKMLHRAGVVVCFFGDGAACEGRFHESLNLAAVWGLPILFVCENNEWQAFVSRRETMLADRIASWAAPFGIDSVTVDGNDVEAVRAVATAALDVVRSGKPFLLEARTYRLRGHFEPDDQAYVDAQELASAWARDPLSRFEGSLQESRRLDADAIATMRAAAKSRVDAAVAYAMDSPYPAIDELVTDVYA